Genomic segment of Ammospiza nelsoni isolate bAmmNel1 chromosome 2, bAmmNel1.pri, whole genome shotgun sequence:
GATCAGGAGAGATGAAAACCCATCACAGTCTCGATCCTACTGCTGTCCATTGAAAGCACGCACCAGAAGttgcagcctctgctggggGTGGATGCTCCATATCCTTCATTAGTCTCTGGGTCaacttctccagctcttctacCTCCTTCATTGTCAGACAGGAATTCCCCCTAGGTGGGTCTGCATTGGAACCTGTGGGTCTATGCTGCAGGAAGAGGGAACATTAAATCCCGAAAGACAGACTCCCTCCCACCTTGTCCCTAATTAACCTATTTCCCTAGCCTTTATAGGTCCTCTCTGTTCATCTCTAGGAACAATCTGCCATCCACTGTGCTTGATTCTTCCCACCTTCACATGAAGTGCCCTACCCCTCTGCACTACAACCTCCATAGTTACATCTCTCCTTCAGAGGAGGTAACAGCCTCTCTACAGCCTGGGCAGATCCACCCTCATCCTCCCAGTTTCACTCCCAGTGTGCCTGCCCAAAGACACCAGTCCCAGGGCTCTTTCCCTCACCGTGTCTCTTGCAGCAGCAGGCTGTTCTGTTGGGCATGGCTTCTCCTGcacttggggtttttccctctgctgggcATAGGTGAAACTGGGGGGCTGTGGCCGAGAGGATGGGCCTGAAGGTGAAGGGGCTGTGAACTGAGTCTGAAGGGAGGTAGGGTATCTCGTAGAATTTGAGGGAGCCATTGGAACATTGTCACCTGATCTGGACACAGACTTATGAGAGCCAGCAACAGGAGACGGGGTGAATTTAGGGGTAGGCTGAGCAGAAGGGAGAGAAGGGGGTGGGGGGACTGGTGCTTGGGGCTCCTTGCGttgctgtggggctgcccaTGGGGTTGGGGTGGGGTTCAAATCCACCCCAGGGGGCTTGAAAGGTGAGCTTCCACTTGGCTTTGGCGTGaatttggaaggaaaggaaggaggagcaTCTTTGGGTGCAGATGGTATTTCCACAGGGGCTTTTGGGGCCAATGGTTTCTCCAGAGAACCTGTGGATCCCGGAGTTATCTgtaaagagaagcagcagagagaaaacaggcAGGTATCAGCAAGGTGGAAGAGAAAATATGCCATCTATAGCAGTGAATCAGCCAGCAGCTATCCCAGACCCAGAACACGAGGGGTTTCCACACTGACATGTTTAGCAATACTGACAAGTTGCAAGATCCATGTTTTCCAGTCCTTCACCAACACCTGTGTGCTATGGTTTATCCACATATTTTAATCTTCAGTAGCACCTTTCTCACTACCTCTGTTCAACAAACCAGGCACCTCCTCTTCCACCTGCAACACTCTGGACAGCTCACCCGGGATTTGAAGGGGTCATTCTTCTCCATGTCATCCAACATTACAGACAGTGATTCAATCTCAAGATCAACGCTGCTCATCTTGCCACGTACCTACACAGCCATCCGTGAGGAAAAAGGGAGCAGAGCATGTTATGGACCAGCCACAGAAATGGGTGTATTATTTCTTTCCAATAGCACATTTTGATACTTTGGACTTTGGTACAGATCTGCTCCTTGCTTTGACTGGATGAAAAGTTGGCGAGGACGAAGAGGATACAGTCTCAAAGGTCTACAAACAGTGGGAAAATGCACAGCCCAAGGAAGCTCTCAGATTTAGGTGGGAAAAGACATCTGGACATCTGTAGTCCAACACTCTGCTCACAGCAAGGCTAATTCCCAAGCAacaccaggctgctcaaggCCTCACACAGATGATTTCACAGCATTGCCAAGGATGCAGGTTCCCCAGTCTTTCTAGGCACACATGCCAGCAATGAGCCACCCTTGGAGTGGAACAGGGTTTTCTTCTGTCCAAAGGGAACTTCCCTTGCCACTTCTGTCCATTGTCCCTTGTTGTGCTCGAGTAAGAACAATCTGTCTTCTCTCCAGCCCTCCTTTAGGTATTGCAGACTCCAGTCAGacctctgccttggcagcctcTTCTGCTCCAACCCCAAAGGCTGCTGTGACCTTTGACTGGATTGCTTCTCATTCAGCATTCCAGAGGGGTGGTTATAATGAAGAGCCCAACCGGATGCAGTCCTCCAAGATGCAGCCCCACCAGCACAGAAGGGAGGAGTATTCACTGTCCTTGTCCTTCTCTCCCAGGTAGAGCCCAGCGTGTGGCTGGCCTTCACTGCCACAGGGGAGCACTGCTGGCTTGCATTCAACTCTCTGTCAACAGGGAACCCCAGGTCCTTCCCCTCAGAGCTGTGGCCCAGCCAGCTGACCCTAAACTGTGCTGGTCGGGTGGCTGGTAGCATTTCCTGCTTTCCCAGGttctcagggcttcctgctgctgagctcagacAGTAGCGAGAAGCTGTCCCACCTCACAGAGcatcacacacacaccacactTCCTTGGACCTCACTCACCTGTGGGGCAGGAACCTTGCTCACAGGTCCTTCATCAAACAttggtggaggaggaggaggtggagaaggaggagaaggaaaagcttcatCTGGGGCTGGTGGAAAAGGCTCTTCAAAGGGTGGTGGGGGTGGTGGAAATGCACAGTTTGAGGAGAAGCTTGCATCCTCCCcaggtggaggaggaggtggcagtggcaggTCTGTGGGGAAGAATGAGAATAAAAGCGACTTCAGATCATTTCTTACTACTAGCCAGGAGGGTTCTTGAAGGTATTGCAGCAAGCaggatcatagaatcacagagtggtttagGATGGAAGAGACCTCAAAGAATACCTAGTTCTGCCCTCACTGCTATGGGCAAGGACACCACTCCTCAATCAGGatgctcagggccccatccagtGTGagcttgaacacttccagaaatGGGGCATCCACCTATTTGGGCAATCTGCTCCAttgcctcaccaccctctgagtaaagaatttcttcccgacatctaatctaaaccagCCCTCTTTCAGTATAAAACCCTTGTCCTTTTACTATCTGTACACATAAAATCTCCATCTCCCTCTTTTTTATAATCCCCTTAAGATAGTAGAAGGACACAATAAGTTCTCCCCAGAGCATTCTCTTCTCTAGGCTGACAAACCTCAGCTCTCTCAGGCTGTCTTCCTAAAAGAGGCGCTC
This window contains:
- the ZYX gene encoding zyxin isoform X2; its protein translation is MASPGAPGTRMTSTVSINISTPSFYNPQKKFAPVVAPKPKVNPFKAGGASESSLPPPPGPGAQRAQMGKVGEIPLPPVSMLAEDLPLPPPPPPGEDASFSSNCAFPPPPPPFEEPFPPAPDEAFPSPPSPPPPPPPMFDEGPVSKVPAPQVRGKMSSVDLEIESLSVMLDDMEKNDPFKSRITPGSTGSLEKPLAPKAPVEIPSAPKDAPPSFPSKFTPKPSGSSPFKPPGVDLNPTPTPWAAPQQRKEPQAPVPPPPSLPSAQPTPKFTPSPVAGSHKSVSRSGDNVPMAPSNSTRYPTSLQTQFTAPSPSGPSSRPQPPSFTYAQQREKPQVQEKPCPTEQPAAARDTHRPTGSNADPPRGNSCLTMKEVEELEKLTQRLMKDMEHPPPAEAATSELCGFCRKPLSRTQPAVRALDRLFHMECFTCFKCEKQLQGQQFYNVDEKPFCEDCYASTLEKCSVCKQTITDRMLKATGNSYHPQCFTCVMCHTPLEGTSFIVDQANQPHCVDDYHRKYAPRCSVCSEPIMPEPGKDETVRVVALEKNFHMKCYKCEDCGKPLSIEADENGCFPLDGHVLCIKCHTVRAKTAR
- the ZYX gene encoding zyxin isoform X1; protein product: MEGPGGAEKMASPGAPGTRMTSTVSINISTPSFYNPQKKFAPVVAPKPKVNPFKAGGASESSLPPPPGPGAQRAQMGKVGEIPLPPVSMLAEDLPLPPPPPPGEDASFSSNCAFPPPPPPFEEPFPPAPDEAFPSPPSPPPPPPPMFDEGPVSKVPAPQVRGKMSSVDLEIESLSVMLDDMEKNDPFKSRITPGSTGSLEKPLAPKAPVEIPSAPKDAPPSFPSKFTPKPSGSSPFKPPGVDLNPTPTPWAAPQQRKEPQAPVPPPPSLPSAQPTPKFTPSPVAGSHKSVSRSGDNVPMAPSNSTRYPTSLQTQFTAPSPSGPSSRPQPPSFTYAQQREKPQVQEKPCPTEQPAAARDTHRPTGSNADPPRGNSCLTMKEVEELEKLTQRLMKDMEHPPPAEAATSELCGFCRKPLSRTQPAVRALDRLFHMECFTCFKCEKQLQGQQFYNVDEKPFCEDCYASTLEKCSVCKQTITDRMLKATGNSYHPQCFTCVMCHTPLEGTSFIVDQANQPHCVDDYHRKYAPRCSVCSEPIMPEPGKDETVRVVALEKNFHMKCYKCEDCGKPLSIEADENGCFPLDGHVLCIKCHTVRAKTAR